A genomic window from Terrisporobacter glycolicus ATCC 14880 = DSM 1288 includes:
- a CDS encoding DMT family transporter: protein MNYFVSIFTGIILSIMISLNGQVSNLAGNYASSIIIHFVGLIGIILVLIFTKSKIGNLKDIPFYMFTGGLIGILTVLFTNASFVGLGVSLTVSLSLLGQLVTSLIIDHFGYFNMPVVEFDKKKILGLVIIVAGIYVMTLS from the coding sequence ATGAATTATTTTGTTTCAATTTTTACGGGAATTATACTTTCAATAATGATTTCTTTAAATGGGCAAGTAAGCAATCTTGCTGGAAATTATGCTTCTAGCATTATCATTCATTTTGTGGGTTTAATCGGAATTATACTTGTTCTTATTTTTACAAAATCAAAAATAGGCAATTTAAAAGATATACCTTTTTATATGTTTACAGGCGGTCTTATTGGTATTCTAACAGTTTTATTTACTAATGCTAGTTTTGTGGGTCTTGGTGTTTCATTAACTGTTTCTCTTTCTTTATTAGGTCAATTAGTAACATCTCTTATTATCGATCATTTTGGATACTTTAATATGCCTGTAGTTGAATTTGATAAAAAGAAAATTTTAGGATTAGTCATCATTGTTGCTGGTATTTATGTGATGACTTTATCATAA
- a CDS encoding cyclic nucleotide-binding domain-containing protein: protein MKKIEDSFIIENYYNELNMQKIFIDDMKNHMRLLKFEKNEYLIREDEDLEYLLFFIQGKAKVFKTLPNGRSLLLDFYKPFRVIGDIEIVKNQSATGTIQALSTCYCLAIPMEKARLKLIKDNKFLKFTCESLAEKLAAVSMNSSINLLYPLENRLASYINESLIYGDDLYIDFDENLNNIAELLGSSYRHLLRTFNTLCKKGVLKREGGRYKIMNKTLLKDLAGDLYQDAKFL, encoded by the coding sequence GTGAAGAAAATAGAAGATTCATTTATAATAGAAAATTACTATAATGAGTTAAATATGCAGAAAATTTTCATAGATGATATGAAAAATCATATGAGATTATTAAAATTTGAGAAAAATGAATATTTGATAAGGGAAGATGAAGACTTAGAATATTTGTTGTTTTTTATACAAGGTAAAGCAAAGGTGTTTAAAACATTGCCTAATGGTAGAAGTTTGCTTCTTGATTTTTATAAACCTTTCAGAGTAATAGGAGATATAGAAATTGTAAAAAATCAAAGTGCAACAGGTACAATTCAAGCTTTAAGTACTTGTTATTGTTTGGCAATACCAATGGAAAAAGCAAGGTTAAAATTAATTAAAGATAATAAATTTTTAAAATTTACTTGCGAAAGTTTAGCAGAAAAGTTGGCTGCCGTTAGTATGAATAGTTCTATTAATTTACTTTATCCATTGGAAAATAGATTGGCTAGTTACATCAATGAATCATTGATTTATGGAGATGATTTATATATTGATTTTGATGAAAATTTAAATAATATAGCTGAACTTTTGGGAAGTAGTTATAGGCACTTACTTAGAACATTCAATACATTATGTAAGAAAGGCGTATTAAAAAGAGAAGGTGGAAGATACAAGATAATGAATAAAACTTTATTAAAAGATTTAGCTGGGGACTTATATCAAGATGCTAAATTTTTATAA